ATCAAATCAGATTTATAAAAATTGGACTGAAAAAGGGGATAGATTATATCTGATATAGTGCAACGGTCCCCTGTATTATGAATTTGCCGAAGGCCAAAGCGAAGCCGCAGCGTATATTCCTGTTATAGGCAGTAAACTCCGAAGTGCAACCCGGTAGTGAGGCACGGATGCTGAACAGTCATAGTTTATTTTTCCTTATTTCTTAATTTATCTAATCTCGCTCTTGATTCATAGGGCTCTATAAACAGTTTATATTCTTTATCAGTCAACTTTCTATTCATTTTTTTCTCTATTTCTGATTTTAAAACAATTCTTTGACTTAGTTTTTCACAGATATATTCTGCACAACTAGAGCAATTCTCTATTTTTTTATTGATGACACAGGGTCTCATAGGACAATTTTTATATATTAGTTCAGGACTTTCTGTGGAAATACGGCCGTCACATTTAATATTTTCAGGCACAATACGAAATCCATATAGTTCAAACCATCAATCACTTAGCAATTGCCTTCGATCATTAGCTTCCACATTTGGAGTGTAAGCGAGACATAAATCACAACGATATCCACACTTCGTAATTATTTCATTATTCATTTTATTCTCCTTAAAATAAATTTAATGATCCAAAATATACAGATTAACTGATACAGGAGACAACTCTCTGTATCATGTAGTTTGAGGGTTTTCTTATGTTTCCTTCTGAGCTCTTCCGCAGAGATTAGTTCAGTAACCATAAGTCCTACTTCACCAATCTCACGGAATCAGCTATTAAAAGAAAACCATATCTCCTAAGAGAAAAGAATCCCCATAACCCGGGAGCATACCTGTTATCTGTATTAAGAAATGATTATGCAGAAAAAGAGGAAATCAATAACTCTTTTGATGAGGCAACCGCAACTGAGATTGATGAGATAAACCGCCAGGAACGTATTATCAGGAGAAGATATTACCAGAAGATGAATAAAGATGCCCTGCCCAGGCAGGAATCGTTGAAATGGATACAGAGGATTAAGGAACAATTGAGGGATGGGAAGATGGGCTGTGAATAGGGATGAATTTATATTTCAAGACTTGCCCCATTTGTTTCTTCATCTTTTATCCAACCTTCAAACAAATTTTCACTTCCGAATCAAGTACATCTCCAAGTTTATCAGATTGGATTTCTAAATCGTAATGTGACTGCAGGT
The genomic region above belongs to Atribacterota bacterium and contains:
- a CDS encoding DUF3795 domain-containing protein, translating into MPENIKCDGRISTESPELIYKNCPMRPCVINKKIENCSSCAEYICEKLSQRIVLKSEIEKKMNRKLTDKEYKLFIEPYESRARLDKLRNKEK